Sequence from the Alicyclobacillus vulcanalis genome:
GAGATCCTGGAGCGGATGCGGTCAGCCTCGGAGTACGCGAATCGCATCGCGCGCGATTTCACGGCGTTTTTGCGCAATGGCATGTTGACCGTGCGGCGCCGCGACGTGGTGAAGCTCGTGTCGAACGCGGTCGGCCTGTGTTCGCCCATGGCGCAGTCCCGGCGCGTGAGGCTGAGCTTTCACAACGAGACCGGTCAGCGCCACGTGTACCTGGACGTGGACGAGGACAAGCTGTTTGGCGCGATCGTCAACCTCGTGCGCAACGCCATCGACGCCATCCCGGACGATCGCGCCCGCCGAGAGGTCGACGTCACGCTGCGCATTGAGGGAGAGGAATTGCACGTCGACGTGATCGACACGGGCGTGGGCATCCCCCGGGAGCGGTGGGACCAGATTTTCGTGCCGTACAGCTCGACGAAGAAAGGTGGCCTTGGCCTCGGGCTGACGTTTTGTGGGCTCATCGCCATTGCGCACGGAGGGACGGTGGGCGTGGTGAATTCTAGCCCGGAAGGGACGCACATTCGCATGCGCCTGCCGCTCAAGTACGAGCCCATTCAGGTCGACGCGTAGATGGTGATGCGCGTGACGAGCTTATGGGTCTCATCGAAGACGGCAGGGGGCACGTCGAACCAGGCGTCCTGAGCCGAGCCCCACGTCGTGTCGACCAAGATGTAACGGTGCTCGCCTGGGATGAAGACCTCGTTCCAGGCGTGCGAGCCTTCGACACCCCCGGTGATGGCGAGACCTTCGTCAATGCGCACGGTGAGCCCGACGGCGTGCGCCATGTCCGCGTACAGCAGCGCGTAGTCGGCGCAGACGCCTTTGCCCGTTTCGAGCGTGGTGAGGGGCGACTGCGCATCCCACTTGCCGTCATCGACGTAGTCGTCGTATTTCTTCCAGTCGTACCGGATGTGGTGAATCTCCCATTCGTACAGGGCTCGCGCCTTTAAGTACGGCGAACTCAGGCCGCACGTGATGGCCAGCGCCTTTTCCGCGACGGGCTTTGGCACCACGAGCACGCCCGTCTCTTCGCCGGGGCCCGTGGGCACGACGAACAGCGAAATGTCAGCTGCCACGTTCTTCAAGGCGCCTCTCGCCAAGACGGGCATTTCCCGGTCGACGACGGGCCGAAGCCAGGGTCTGTACAGGTGCGCCGACATCCAGCGGTAGGCGGGCGATGAGGCGGACGCCTGCGCGATTGCAGGCGCGGAGACGTACTGCAGGGCCACGTACACGCAGGCGCCGAGGACCGCCGCGCGAAACGCGCCGAGGCATGCGCCGAGGACGAGCCCGCCCGTGCGACTCACGGAGCCGGGGCGTTTGGCGCGCATCGAGCGTCGGTCGAGTGGGCGGATGAACCTGTGCAGCGCGAAGGACAGGACCAGATACGCGCCGAGAAACGCGAGGGTGTTGCACAGGCGCGGCGATTGCTGCCAGAACATTGCCACGCGATGCATCCACGCGGGCCCCGGCGCATCAGCGCCCATCATGCCGCGGACAAAGTGGTTGATGCCGATGGCAGCCGCGGATGCCGCCACGACTTCAGCCACAAAGGCCGCCATATGGGCAACGTTCACCGCCGCCCGCGCAAAGCCGCGCCGCCATCCCTGCAAGGCGGAAAGGGCCACCATGGCCCATAACACCCAGTCCATCCAGTGTTTCAAGGTCACACCCCCAGGCCTCAGTCTATCCCGATTGCCGCCGATGGAGTAGTATGAACCATAGAAACGGTCGGCGCGGGGGGATGCGTGTGGGTTTTACAGCGGATCAGATTCCGAATCAGGGCGGCAGGTGGGCCGTCATCACCGGCGCGAACAGCGGGATTGGCTGGGAAGCGGCGCGAGCGCTCGCCAGGCGCGGCGCGAAGGTCACGCTGGCGGTGCGCAATGCGAGCCGCGGCGAGGCGGCCGCAGACCGCATTCGGTCCGAGGTGCCAAATGCCGAGTTGGACGTGCGCGTCGTCGACTTGGCCGATCTCGACAGCGTTGAGGCGTTTGCGGACGCACTGGTGGCGGAGGGGCGTCCGCTCGATCTGCTCATCAACAACGCGGGCGTCATGGCGACCTCCTATGGCACGACCCGCCAAGGTTTTGAACTCCAGTTCGGCACCAACCACCTCGGGCACTTTGCGCTCACGCTCAGGCTGCTTCCGATTCTCGCGGGCACGACGGGTGCGCGCGTGGTGACCGTCAGCAGCATGGCGCACCAGATGGCCAAGCACCTGGATCTCACCTACGTGCGGGGCGGAGGATCCTACCGCCGTTTCGAAAGCTACGCGCAGAGCAAACTCGCCAACCTTCTCTTTGCCTACGAGCTCGACCGGAGACTCAAAAAGCGCGGGCTGCCGCTGAAGAGCATCGCCTGCCATCCCGGGTTCGCGGCCACGTCATTGGTGGAAAACGGCATGCTGAAGCGCGCGTGGCAGCGTCCGTTTGCGCGGCTCGTCAACGTGTTTGCCCAGCCGAGCGACATGGGCGCGCTCCCGACGCTGTACGCCGCCACGCATCCTGACTTGGCGGGCGGCGAGTACGTGGGCCCCGACCGAGGTTCTCGGGGCTACCCGGCCGTCGTCGCTTCCTCTCCCGCGTCCCGCGACGTCACCGCCGCACGCGAGCTCTGGACGGCTTCACTCGACATGACGGGCATTCCGCGCGACGCCTGGTACGCGTTGGAGGACGAGTGAGTCATGCGCCAGCTTGCGCTTTCGAGCGCCAGAAAGAGGGATAGACTTGGCCAAGTTGTACTTTCGCTTCGGACAGATGAACGCCAGCAAGTCCATCCAACTGCTGACCGTCGCTCACAGCTACGAGGAACAGGGTAAGAAGGTGGCGCTCTTTACGCCTGCCATCGACGACCGCTACGGCCGGGGCGTCATCGCCTCGCGGGTGGGCATCGCCAAGCGGGCCGTCGTCGTCGAGGAAGACACCGACCTGTTTGAGCGCGTGCGCGCGCAGATGCCCGACTGCGTGCTTGTCGATGAGGTTCAGTTTCTTCGCGCTTACCATGTGCGGCAGCTCGCGCGCGTCGCGGACGATCTCGACATCCCCGTCATCATGTACGGGCTGCTGAAGGACTACCGCAATCGCCTGTTTGAGGGCAGCGAGGCGGCCATCCTGTGGGCGGACCGGATTGAAGAGATCAAGACCATTTGTGCACATCCCGGCTGCGACCGAAAGGCGACGATGATCCTCAAGGTGAAAGACGGCCGGCCTGTCTACGAGGGCGAACAGATTGAAGTCGGCGGCAACGACCTCTACAAGTCCGTCTGCCGCAAGCACTACTTTCACCCCGATGTCGAGGGCCTCATGCGCGCCACCGGCCTCTGACGCGCCTGCGAAGCTTCATCGGTTCGCATGCTGGGGTCAGAGTCCGAGGGACAACTGGACGGCGGGCGCTTGCGCCTGCGCCTCCGCCGCCGTGCGCAGGCAGGCGGCCAGGGTGTACACGGGCATGTTCAGCTGAGAAGCCACGTACACTTCCAGGCGGGCGCCCCGCGAGCGCTCCCATCCTGGAAGCGTCACCACCGCGTCTGCGTCCATCAGCATGCGCAAATCCCGGCGCATGGCCGCATACCAGTCGTCGTCCGCAGACCCAAACTCGGCGGGGTTCAGGACCTGAATGCCGTGCGCGCGAAGCGCTCGGGCTGCTTCCAGAAAGGCGGGCCGGTTTCCTTGCGGCAGCCCGGTCATAGGGCCGGAGAGATACACACGCTTCACGATGCTTCGCCTCCCACCTAAGATGAGTCCATCGTATACGAACGTTTGTTCGGTGTCAAGCCGCCTCGGCGTGCGCGAGGCTTGGCGAACGTTTTGCCGTTGTGTACAATGAACGTTCGGATCGCGAGCCGAGCGCCGGGGCCGCAGGCTGCGCGCAGCGCCGGGCGAAGGAGGCGGCAGCGCGCCTTGGGGTCGGCCGGAAGGTTGAGGGGGATGGTCATGGCTGACGCGTACGACGTCATCATCGTGGGCGCAGGGCCGGCGGGCCTCTACGCTGCCTATGAATTGGTGGAACGGGCACCGAAGCTCCGGGTGCTCATGATCGACAAGGGGGTGGAGGCGCGCTTTCGGCACTGCCCCATCATGGAAGGCCGGATCGACAAGTGCCCACCGCCCAACAAAATCAAGACTTACGCGAGCTGTTGGCCCGCCTGCGGCGTGATCAACGGCGCGGGCGGCGCCGGGAGCTTCTCAGACGGCAAGTTCAACATCACAGCCGAGTACGGCGGCTATTTGACGGAATACCTGCCGGCGTCCGAGGTGCTCTCGCTGATCGAGTATGTCGACGCGATCAATCTGCGCCACGGCGCGCCCGATGTCGTGACCGATCCGTCCACGCCCGCCGTGGCCGCGATCGAGCGACGCGCCATGGCCGCGGGGCTCAAGCTGTTGCGTGCGCGCGTGCGCCACATTGGCACGGATAAAAACCTGGAGCTCATTCAGTCGCTGTTCGAGCATCTGAGCAAGCACATCGATCTTCGCTTCCGCACGTTCGTGGAGGACATCGTGGTGGAGGGCGATCGCGTCGGCGGGGTGGTGCTGCGCGGCGGCGAAGTCGTCCGCGCCCGCTACGTGCTTCTCGCGCCCGGGCGCGACGGCGCGACGTGGCTGTCGGATCTCTTCCGCCGGCACAAGCTGAAGATGACCAACAATCAGGTGGACATCGGCGTGCGGGTGGAGACGTCGAACGTGGTGATGCAGGAGGTCAACGAGCACCTGTACGAGGCGAAGTTCCTGTTCCAGTCGCCTGCGACAGGCCTCATGGTCCGGACGTTTTGCGCCAACCCCTCTGGGCACGTCGTGATCGAAAACCACACGGGCGTGATGGCCGCCAATGGCCACGCGTATCACGATCCGGCCCTGGGATCGCAGAATACGAACTTCGCCCTGTTGGTCAGCCACCGATTCACGGAGCCGTTCGACAAGCCGAACGAGTTTGCGAAAAGCATCTGCCGACACGCGAACGAGCTGTCCAACGGGTCGATCATCGTGCAGAAGTACGGGGACTTGCGCAAGGGCAGGCGCTCGACGCCGCAGCGCATTCGCGAGGGGTTCGTCGAGCCGACGCTGAAGGAGGCGGTGCCGGGCGA
This genomic interval carries:
- a CDS encoding transglutaminase domain-containing protein; the encoded protein is MTLKHWMDWVLWAMVALSALQGWRRGFARAAVNVAHMAAFVAEVVAASAAAIGINHFVRGMMGADAPGPAWMHRVAMFWQQSPRLCNTLAFLGAYLVLSFALHRFIRPLDRRSMRAKRPGSVSRTGGLVLGACLGAFRAAVLGACVYVALQYVSAPAIAQASASSPAYRWMSAHLYRPWLRPVVDREMPVLARGALKNVAADISLFVVPTGPGEETGVLVVPKPVAEKALAITCGLSSPYLKARALYEWEIHHIRYDWKKYDDYVDDGKWDAQSPLTTLETGKGVCADYALLYADMAHAVGLTVRIDEGLAITGGVEGSHAWNEVFIPGEHRYILVDTTWGSAQDAWFDVPPAVFDETHKLVTRITIYAST
- a CDS encoding oxidoreductase, whose translation is MGFTADQIPNQGGRWAVITGANSGIGWEAARALARRGAKVTLAVRNASRGEAAADRIRSEVPNAELDVRVVDLADLDSVEAFADALVAEGRPLDLLINNAGVMATSYGTTRQGFELQFGTNHLGHFALTLRLLPILAGTTGARVVTVSSMAHQMAKHLDLTYVRGGGSYRRFESYAQSKLANLLFAYELDRRLKKRGLPLKSIACHPGFAATSLVENGMLKRAWQRPFARLVNVFAQPSDMGALPTLYAATHPDLAGGEYVGPDRGSRGYPAVVASSPASRDVTAARELWTASLDMTGIPRDAWYALEDE
- a CDS encoding thymidine kinase, with protein sequence MAKLYFRFGQMNASKSIQLLTVAHSYEEQGKKVALFTPAIDDRYGRGVIASRVGIAKRAVVVEEDTDLFERVRAQMPDCVLVDEVQFLRAYHVRQLARVADDLDIPVIMYGLLKDYRNRLFEGSEAAILWADRIEEIKTICAHPGCDRKATMILKVKDGRPVYEGEQIEVGGNDLYKSVCRKHYFHPDVEGLMRATGL
- a CDS encoding DUF4406 domain-containing protein is translated as MKRVYLSGPMTGLPQGNRPAFLEAARALRAHGIQVLNPAEFGSADDDWYAAMRRDLRMLMDADAVVTLPGWERSRGARLEVYVASQLNMPVYTLAACLRTAAEAQAQAPAVQLSLGL
- a CDS encoding NAD(P)/FAD-dependent oxidoreductase; protein product: MADAYDVIIVGAGPAGLYAAYELVERAPKLRVLMIDKGVEARFRHCPIMEGRIDKCPPPNKIKTYASCWPACGVINGAGGAGSFSDGKFNITAEYGGYLTEYLPASEVLSLIEYVDAINLRHGAPDVVTDPSTPAVAAIERRAMAAGLKLLRARVRHIGTDKNLELIQSLFEHLSKHIDLRFRTFVEDIVVEGDRVGGVVLRGGEVVRARYVLLAPGRDGATWLSDLFRRHKLKMTNNQVDIGVRVETSNVVMQEVNEHLYEAKFLFQSPATGLMVRTFCANPSGHVVIENHTGVMAANGHAYHDPALGSQNTNFALLVSHRFTEPFDKPNEFAKSICRHANELSNGSIIVQKYGDLRKGRRSTPQRIREGFVEPTLKEAVPGDLGLVLPYKTMLALMEMVEALDRVTPGIASDHTLFYGVEAKFYAARAEVGPDLQTRIDGLYCAGDGPGISRGISQAASCGVHVARQIASREP